Proteins found in one Paenibacillus borealis genomic segment:
- the trxA gene encoding thioredoxin, with product MAIVNVSDQSFVNEVEGQGTVVVDFWAPWCGPCKMLAPILEELSTELGDGVKIAKLNVDENPETASRFGVMSIPTLIFFKDGQPVDKVVGLNSKDSLKNIVAKHQ from the coding sequence ATGGCTATCGTGAACGTGTCTGACCAATCCTTCGTTAATGAAGTGGAAGGTCAAGGTACTGTAGTAGTAGACTTCTGGGCACCTTGGTGCGGCCCTTGCAAAATGCTTGCCCCTATTCTGGAGGAATTGTCCACCGAGCTGGGAGACGGCGTAAAAATTGCTAAATTGAACGTAGATGAGAATCCTGAGACGGCTTCCCGTTTTGGAGTCATGAGTATTCCTACTCTGATTTTCTTCAAAGACGGCCAGCCTGTGGACAAAGTCGTAGGACTGAACTCCAAGGATTCCCTTAAGAATATCGTAGCTAAACATCAATAA
- a CDS encoding GNAT family N-acetyltransferase: MISIRPMELQEYDFLMDMHYESISIVQGKPSRSELLCSPDIVKYNENWGKEGDRALIALIDNQPAGAAWYRLFDETNQGYGFVDAETPELGVAIRPGYRKRGLGIRLMEAIIQQAVSDGYPSVSLSVDPENQAAVRLYDKLGFEYFGISGTSRTMKLNIRLNGFYTI; the protein is encoded by the coding sequence ATGATAAGTATAAGACCTATGGAACTGCAGGAATACGATTTTCTAATGGATATGCATTATGAGTCAATCAGTATTGTACAAGGGAAGCCCTCCAGAAGTGAGCTGCTGTGTTCACCGGATATCGTGAAGTACAACGAGAATTGGGGAAAAGAAGGTGATAGGGCGCTAATCGCTCTGATTGACAATCAGCCCGCAGGTGCTGCCTGGTACAGACTGTTTGATGAGACAAACCAAGGCTATGGATTCGTGGATGCTGAAACCCCGGAATTAGGTGTCGCTATACGGCCCGGCTATAGAAAGCGGGGCTTGGGAATCAGACTTATGGAGGCCATCATACAGCAAGCCGTATCCGATGGATACCCATCGGTTTCTCTTAGTGTAGATCCGGAGAATCAGGCGGCCGTCCGCTTATATGACAAGCTTGGATTCGAATATTTCGGGATATCCGGAACCTCCCGGACGATGAAGTTAAACATTAGGTTAAATGGATTTTATACAATATAA
- a CDS encoding YqzM family protein — MDVNAQVRDPREHINEEPRNDLGDLMAGFFGMTGFMTVVFFGMVIIKFIMSE; from the coding sequence ATGGATGTCAACGCGCAAGTCCGTGACCCGCGGGAGCATATCAACGAAGAGCCCCGTAATGACTTAGGCGACTTAATGGCCGGCTTCTTTGGAATGACAGGATTTATGACCGTGGTTTTCTTCGGGATGGTTATCATCAAGTTTATTATGTCCGAATAA
- the dnaI gene encoding primosomal protein DnaI — MESMGEVLRSMNNSALRQRSRDLEQGLFNNPLVKQLQADHPELDESRLRLHLSRLYQYVEEDRHCKNCPGLANCPNDFQGHYSKLTVETVNGIPDLYERKTPCKLKIAQDNQDNIRKRIRSFYVDERVLNGGYDEMDIMGKDPRRASAVNRIFDYIATVRAEGLTSRGIYLQGSFGTGKTFLMCYLLHELAIAGYSGVIVYMPDFIEELKLIMMDNQKLKEMVDTMKNCDLLIFDDIGAENLNPWARDHVLGAILNYRMNRKPTFYTSNYPLDGLEKHLSMTSKDGEEVYKGQRLMDRIAPFVDVIPLHGDNQRGTVR, encoded by the coding sequence ATGGAGTCTATGGGCGAAGTGCTGCGTTCGATGAACAATTCCGCTCTGCGCCAGCGCTCCCGTGATCTGGAGCAGGGACTGTTTAATAATCCCCTGGTCAAGCAGCTTCAGGCTGATCATCCCGAGCTGGATGAGTCACGGCTGCGGCTGCACTTAAGCCGCCTGTACCAGTATGTCGAGGAGGACCGCCACTGCAAGAACTGTCCGGGCCTTGCGAATTGTCCGAATGATTTCCAGGGGCACTACAGCAAGCTTACAGTGGAGACGGTGAACGGCATACCGGATTTATATGAGCGGAAGACACCCTGCAAGCTGAAGATCGCGCAGGATAATCAGGATAACATCCGCAAGCGGATCCGCAGCTTCTATGTGGATGAACGGGTGCTGAACGGCGGATATGATGAGATGGACATTATGGGCAAGGACCCCCGGCGGGCCAGTGCCGTGAACCGGATATTTGATTACATTGCGACTGTGCGGGCCGAGGGCCTGACTTCGCGCGGGATCTATCTGCAGGGTAGCTTCGGGACAGGCAAGACCTTCCTGATGTGCTATCTGCTCCATGAGCTTGCAATTGCCGGTTACAGCGGCGTGATTGTGTACATGCCGGACTTCATTGAGGAATTGAAGTTAATTATGATGGACAATCAGAAGCTTAAGGAAATGGTAGATACGATGAAAAACTGCGATCTGCTCATTTTTGACGATATCGGCGCCGAGAATCTGAATCCCTGGGCCCGTGACCATGTGCTGGGTGCGATCCTGAATTACCGGATGAACCGCAAGCCGACCTTCTATACCTCGAACTATCCGCTGGACGGGCTGGAGAAGCATCTGAGCATGACCAGCAAGGACGGCGAAGAGGTCTACAAAGGCCAGAGGCTGATGGACCGGATTGCCCCTTTTGTGGATGTAATTCCGCTCCATGGGGACAATCAACGGGGAACGGTAAGATAA